The proteins below are encoded in one region of Acidobacteriota bacterium:
- a CDS encoding tetratricopeptide repeat protein encodes MSRARSSHAARVACAALALIGCATAVAAQTPAAAPRVLVMPLQPAGDDPRALWLGQGVALLVGDALTAVGRPAMSRTDRLAAFDALELPDDRQLSRATLLRAAEVIGVRELVTGTVAVDGDNLSVTVRVIDVDAGLVRPEVRERGPLRDVFALSDRVAAAIAGVPVVETPSTSDSPPSLEVFEAFTKGLVAETPATQLRFLRQAVAAAPQYGRAHLVIWEVCTDEEQHACALAAADAVPASSRFKRRARFAAGVSLIRLARWDDAFATFKALLDESPSAAVYNNIGVVQARRTTVTPQTGKPAWYFTRASEAAPESPDYFFNLGYAYWLDKDVPAAIYWLREVVRRRPADGEAHFILAAALQASGNGTEAVRERELARQLSSRFDEWQHRPRPDAIGGVPRGLERLSDAETSPIRVDSALVTGTQQEYQQLARFHFDRAERLAERQEDREAIVEYRKALYLSPYDAQTHLALGRVLVRAGRLRDAIESLTISLWSAESVEARLLLADAYLSAGDAAAALPHAERAAVLAPESTEARALVTRIRATPPKTP; translated from the coding sequence ATGAGTCGCGCACGGTCGTCCCATGCGGCACGCGTGGCGTGCGCGGCGCTCGCGCTCATCGGCTGCGCGACGGCCGTCGCCGCGCAGACACCCGCGGCCGCGCCGCGCGTGCTCGTGATGCCGCTGCAACCCGCGGGCGACGATCCGCGCGCGTTGTGGCTAGGCCAGGGTGTGGCGCTCCTGGTCGGCGACGCGCTCACGGCCGTCGGACGTCCTGCCATGTCGCGGACCGATCGCCTGGCGGCCTTCGATGCGCTCGAACTCCCCGACGACCGTCAGCTGTCGCGCGCCACGCTCCTGCGCGCTGCTGAAGTGATCGGCGTGCGGGAACTGGTGACGGGCACCGTGGCCGTCGACGGCGACAACCTCTCGGTGACCGTGCGTGTCATCGACGTCGATGCCGGACTCGTGCGGCCCGAGGTGCGCGAGCGGGGGCCGCTCCGGGACGTGTTCGCGCTCAGCGACCGCGTGGCTGCGGCGATTGCGGGTGTGCCTGTCGTCGAGACGCCCTCGACCAGCGACTCACCTCCGTCGCTCGAGGTCTTCGAGGCCTTCACCAAGGGCCTCGTCGCCGAGACGCCCGCCACGCAGCTGCGATTCCTGCGGCAGGCCGTCGCCGCCGCGCCGCAGTACGGTCGCGCGCATCTGGTCATCTGGGAGGTCTGCACCGACGAGGAGCAACACGCGTGTGCGCTGGCCGCGGCCGACGCCGTGCCCGCCTCCTCGCGTTTCAAGCGCCGCGCGCGCTTCGCGGCGGGCGTGTCCCTCATTCGTCTCGCGCGGTGGGACGACGCTTTCGCGACGTTCAAGGCCCTCCTCGACGAATCGCCGTCGGCCGCGGTCTACAACAACATCGGCGTCGTGCAGGCGCGCCGTACGACAGTCACCCCACAGACCGGCAAGCCGGCGTGGTATTTCACCAGGGCGTCTGAAGCGGCCCCCGAGTCGCCGGACTATTTCTTCAATCTGGGGTACGCCTACTGGCTCGACAAGGACGTGCCCGCCGCCATCTACTGGCTGCGTGAAGTGGTCCGCCGCAGGCCGGCAGACGGCGAGGCGCACTTCATTCTGGCGGCGGCGCTGCAGGCGTCGGGCAACGGCACCGAGGCGGTACGAGAACGGGAACTGGCGCGACAGCTCTCGTCGCGCTTCGACGAGTGGCAGCACCGGCCACGTCCCGATGCCATCGGCGGCGTGCCGCGCGGCCTCGAACGACTGAGCGACGCGGAAACCTCGCCGATTCGCGTCGATTCGGCGCTCGTGACGGGGACGCAGCAGGAATATCAGCAGCTCGCGCGGTTCCATTTCGACCGTGCCGAACGATTGGCGGAGCGGCAGGAGGATCGCGAAGCGATCGTCGAGTACCGCAAGGCGCTGTACCTCTCGCCGTACGACGCACAGACCCACCTGGCGCTGGGGCGTGTGCTGGTGCGCGCCGGACGCCTGCGCGACGCGATCGAGTCGCTGACCATCTCCTTGTGGAGCGCCGAGAGCGTCGAGGCACGGCTGCTGCTGGCCGACGCGTACCTCTCGGCGGGTGACGCGGCCGCCGCGCTGCCGCATGCCGAGCGGGCTGCGGTCCTCGCACCGGAGTCGACCGAGGCGCGAGCCCTTGTGACCCGCATCAGGGCCACGCCACCGAAGACACCGTAG
- a CDS encoding biotin--[acetyl-CoA-carboxylase] ligase, which yields MSTTTAAWLAAVRDGVARALPTAGAFARHVSIHATTSSTNDDVARAAGEGVPEGWTSIAAAQTAGRGRRGATWHSPDAHGLYLSTLLRPETWPAVRADAGSPVTSLVTLMAGVAVVSALGDIGATGVELKWPNDVMVRTHQPLAWRKLAGILAEGAGDGAALRTIVVGIGINVVSTSAPPDVAARMIALDSVVPSPRDGVALVSPLVTALLTRVSEGVTRLADGRAAEVRERWRDMAPSVDGTRVRWHAHGVMREGRTAGIDERGALRVRSIDGDHVVHGGEIEWLLETADA from the coding sequence GTGAGCACCACCACTGCCGCCTGGCTCGCCGCCGTGCGAGACGGTGTGGCGCGCGCGTTGCCCACGGCAGGTGCGTTCGCGCGCCACGTCTCGATTCACGCCACGACGTCCTCCACCAACGACGATGTCGCGCGTGCGGCGGGTGAGGGTGTGCCGGAGGGATGGACGTCGATCGCGGCTGCGCAGACGGCCGGCCGCGGTCGTCGTGGCGCAACGTGGCACTCTCCAGACGCGCATGGCCTGTATCTCTCCACGCTCCTGCGACCGGAAACCTGGCCTGCCGTCCGCGCCGACGCGGGATCGCCGGTGACGTCGCTGGTCACGCTGATGGCGGGCGTGGCCGTCGTGTCTGCGTTGGGCGACATCGGTGCGACGGGCGTGGAACTCAAGTGGCCCAACGACGTCATGGTGCGAACACACCAACCCCTGGCATGGCGCAAACTCGCCGGCATCCTTGCCGAAGGGGCCGGAGACGGCGCCGCACTGCGGACCATCGTCGTCGGGATTGGCATCAACGTCGTGTCGACGTCCGCACCGCCTGACGTGGCGGCACGCATGATCGCGCTCGACAGCGTGGTGCCATCGCCGCGCGACGGCGTGGCGCTCGTATCGCCACTCGTGACCGCGCTGCTCACACGCGTGTCGGAAGGTGTGACGCGTCTCGCCGACGGACGCGCCGCAGAGGTCCGTGAGCGGTGGCGAGACATGGCTCCCTCGGTGGATGGCACGCGTGTCCGCTGGCACGCGCATGGCGTGATGCGCGAGGGGCGTACGGCAGGCATCGACGAACGCGGTGCACTGCGCGTGCGGAGCATCGACGGCGACCACGTCGTCCACGGCGGCGAGATCGAGTGGCTGCTGGAGACAGCCGACGCATGA
- a CDS encoding gamma-glutamyl-gamma-aminobutyrate hydrolase family protein, protein MSRTTRVTYVRCSRDDDYLRSLEAVGLDVRVVDHDGDIAAALHGSGGVVLAGGPDVDPAHYGEDVHPANSLAGDVRDAFELEVARHCLREALPLLAICRGMQILNVAAGGTLIQDVPSQVSLALAHAMDETFTTIAHAIEVRPDSHVARAVAHGAPTTVNSRHHQAAKVVARPLVVTAIATDGIVEAIEAPALPFCVGVQWHPENFWRTGEFLPLFRAFAAACAP, encoded by the coding sequence GTGAGCCGCACGACGCGCGTCACGTACGTCCGGTGCAGCAGAGACGACGACTATCTGCGGTCGCTCGAGGCCGTTGGCCTCGACGTCCGCGTCGTGGATCACGACGGCGACATCGCCGCCGCGCTGCATGGAAGCGGTGGAGTCGTGCTCGCAGGTGGGCCCGACGTCGATCCGGCGCACTACGGCGAAGACGTGCACCCGGCCAACTCGCTGGCGGGCGACGTGCGCGACGCGTTCGAACTGGAAGTCGCGCGGCACTGCCTGCGCGAGGCGCTGCCGCTGCTCGCGATCTGTCGCGGCATGCAGATCCTCAACGTGGCCGCCGGCGGGACGCTCATCCAGGACGTGCCGTCGCAGGTGTCGCTCGCGCTCGCGCATGCGATGGACGAGACGTTCACCACGATCGCTCACGCGATCGAGGTGCGGCCAGACTCGCACGTCGCGCGGGCTGTCGCCCACGGCGCACCGACGACAGTGAACAGCCGGCACCATCAGGCGGCGAAAGTCGTCGCGAGGCCCCTGGTCGTCACCGCCATCGCCACCGACGGGATCGTCGAGGCCATCGAGGCCCCGGCGCTCCCCTTCTGCGTGGGCGTGCAGTGGCACCCCGAGAACTTCTGGCGCACGGGCGAGTTCCTTCCCCTCTTCCGCGCCTTCGCCGCCGCCTGCGCACCATAG
- the argS gene encoding arginine--tRNA ligase, which produces MILPLQQAVRTALQNTLATLYGTSAVPATLVIETPPSRALGDIALPCAFELARTLRKAPRAIAQEIVAALPAIPGVSRIEAVGGGYINVFLDRAAFLRGNLGHASVAALAARPKTIVEHTAINPNKAAHIGHLRNAILGDTVGRLLRFLGTPVEIQNYIDDTGVQVADVVVGFEHLEHRTLDEVKALAAGERFDYDCWDLYARVTEWYDADKSRIGIRKATLHAIEHGGNATAAMGAVVADAIVRCHLRTMGRLHIDYDLLSWEGDILRLHFWATAFDILKRNGTVYLQQEGKLKGCWVMEIDEDVDATIEQAGAPARDDANDQAEGDEGGPNSREKVIVRSDGTVTYVGKDIANQFWKFGLLGKDFAYRPFATRLDGGTLWATTTDDGVTPHPEFGNAGTVINVIDTRQSYLQKLLKQALATMGHRAQAEQSIHFSYEMVALSHKTARELGYDADPDGKPFVEVSGRKGLGVKADDLLDRLIGKALDEVRKRNPDLTDADARATAEAIAIAAVRYFMVKFSRTKVIAFDIDEALSFEGESGPYLQYAAVRAGNILAKLREREQMDEAGIATAIAVLPGDAIASGDDADALWDLVLACGRLDEVAESAVRTLEPAVVAKYAFSLAQAFSGFYHRCPILSEERADVRVWRAAAASYFRQQMTRALDLMGAVVPGRM; this is translated from the coding sequence ATGATCCTGCCTCTGCAGCAGGCCGTACGCACGGCGCTCCAGAACACGCTCGCCACGCTCTACGGCACCTCTGCCGTTCCCGCCACGCTCGTCATCGAGACACCGCCCTCGCGCGCACTCGGCGACATCGCCCTGCCCTGCGCGTTCGAGCTCGCGCGCACGCTGCGCAAGGCACCGCGCGCGATCGCCCAGGAGATCGTGGCCGCGCTGCCAGCCATCCCCGGCGTCTCGCGCATCGAGGCCGTGGGCGGCGGCTACATCAACGTGTTCCTCGATCGCGCGGCGTTCCTGCGCGGCAACCTCGGTCATGCGTCGGTGGCCGCGCTCGCGGCAAGACCCAAGACGATCGTCGAGCACACCGCGATCAACCCCAACAAGGCCGCGCACATCGGGCATCTGCGCAACGCGATCCTCGGAGACACGGTCGGCCGGCTGCTGCGGTTTCTCGGCACGCCCGTCGAGATCCAGAACTACATCGACGACACCGGCGTGCAGGTTGCCGACGTGGTGGTCGGCTTCGAGCACCTCGAACACAGGACGCTCGACGAGGTGAAGGCGCTCGCCGCTGGTGAACGCTTCGACTACGACTGTTGGGACCTGTACGCGCGCGTCACCGAGTGGTACGACGCCGACAAGTCGCGCATCGGGATCCGCAAGGCCACGCTGCACGCGATCGAGCACGGCGGCAACGCGACGGCCGCGATGGGCGCGGTGGTCGCCGATGCGATCGTCCGCTGCCACCTGCGCACGATGGGCCGCCTGCACATCGACTACGACCTCCTCTCGTGGGAAGGCGACATCCTGCGCCTGCACTTCTGGGCCACGGCGTTCGACATCCTGAAGCGCAACGGCACCGTGTATCTCCAACAGGAAGGCAAGCTGAAGGGCTGCTGGGTGATGGAGATCGACGAGGACGTCGACGCGACCATCGAGCAGGCCGGCGCGCCGGCGCGCGACGACGCGAACGACCAGGCCGAAGGCGACGAAGGCGGACCCAACTCGCGCGAGAAGGTCATCGTCAGGTCCGACGGCACCGTGACGTACGTCGGCAAGGACATCGCCAACCAGTTCTGGAAGTTCGGGCTGCTCGGCAAGGACTTCGCGTATCGGCCGTTCGCGACGCGGCTCGACGGCGGCACGCTCTGGGCGACCACGACCGACGACGGCGTCACGCCGCACCCCGAGTTCGGCAACGCCGGCACCGTGATCAACGTGATCGACACGCGGCAGTCCTACCTGCAGAAGCTCCTCAAGCAGGCGCTGGCGACCATGGGCCATCGCGCGCAGGCGGAACAGTCGATCCACTTCTCGTACGAGATGGTCGCGCTCTCGCACAAGACGGCGCGCGAGCTCGGGTACGACGCCGATCCGGACGGCAAGCCGTTCGTGGAGGTGTCCGGCCGCAAGGGCCTTGGCGTCAAGGCCGACGATCTGCTCGATCGCCTCATCGGCAAGGCGCTCGACGAGGTGCGCAAGCGCAACCCCGACCTCACGGATGCCGACGCGCGGGCCACGGCGGAAGCCATCGCCATCGCCGCGGTGCGCTACTTCATGGTGAAGTTCTCGCGCACCAAGGTCATCGCGTTCGACATCGACGAGGCGCTCAGCTTCGAGGGCGAGAGCGGTCCCTACCTCCAGTACGCTGCCGTGCGCGCGGGGAACATCCTCGCCAAGCTCCGCGAACGCGAGCAGATGGACGAGGCTGGCATCGCCACTGCGATCGCCGTCCTGCCCGGCGACGCCATCGCGTCCGGCGACGATGCCGACGCGCTGTGGGACCTGGTGCTCGCCTGCGGCAGGCTCGATGAAGTCGCCGAATCGGCCGTGCGTACGCTCGAACCCGCCGTGGTGGCCAAGTACGCCTTCAGCCTCGCGCAGGCGTTCAGCGGCTTCTACCATCGCTGCCCCATCCTCTCGGAGGAGCGCGCCGACGTGCGCGTGTGGCGAGCCGCTGCCGCGAGCTACTTCCGCCAGCAGATGACGCGCGCGCTCGACCTGATGGGCGCCGTGGTGCCGGGGCGCATGTGA
- the valS gene encoding valine--tRNA ligase, with protein sequence MSEASSQSPSYTVPEKPALEGLEAKWQPRWDAEQIYRFDGTRPRDEVFAIDTPPPTVSGSLHVGHVFSYTHTDVIARYKRMRGFSVCYPMGWDDNGLPTERRVQNYYGVRCDPSLPYDPSFEPPATPGKQPISISRPNFIDLCARLTAEDEKAFEHLWKYLGLSVDWSLTYATIGRRAQRISQLAFLRLLARQQAYQLEAPTLWDVDFRTAVAQAELEDREVPGAYHTIRFARADGNGYVQIDTTRPELLPACVALVAHPDDERYKPLFGTEVITPLFGVKVPIRPHHLADPEKGTGIAMICTFGDLTDVIWWRELNLPVRSIIEANGTLRQIAFGGDAWPSVDPARAEAAYAPLVGRGASQARTRLVEQLKESGDLLGEPRPITHAVKFYEKGDRPLEIVTSRQWFIRTMPHREALLARGRQLEWHPPYMRARFENWVEGLNGDWCVSRQRFFGVPFPVWYPIAADGTVQYDAPIVADEARLPVDPSTDAPEGYDASQRGVPGGFIGDPDIMDTWATSSLTPQIVAQWGEDADTFARVFPLDLRPQAHDIIRTWLFSTVLRAHLEQDSLPWTHAAISGWVLDPDRKKMSKSKGNVVTPMGLLEEHGSDAVRYWAASGRPGADTAFDTGQMRVGRRLAIKLLNAAKFALGRTEPMGAITAPVDRGLVTRLAALVADATADLEDYNYTRALERTEQFFWDFCDNYLELVKARRYGDLGVDGAASANAAMVVTLGTLLRLFAPFLPYVTEEVWSWWKQGSVHHAAWPTSTEVLDAIGGTADEAGSDALAMASWALGEIRRTKSEAKKPLRTPVVDFHVTASAADLAAFEAARADVAASGFVRQVRTSEGDPRAAAVELGELEPAPEVNA encoded by the coding sequence ATGTCAGAGGCGTCGAGCCAGTCCCCGTCCTATACCGTCCCGGAGAAGCCGGCCCTCGAGGGCCTCGAAGCGAAATGGCAGCCCCGCTGGGACGCCGAGCAGATCTACAGGTTCGACGGCACGCGGCCTCGTGACGAGGTCTTCGCGATCGACACCCCGCCGCCTACGGTGAGCGGTTCGCTCCACGTCGGCCACGTGTTCTCTTACACGCACACCGACGTCATCGCCCGCTACAAACGGATGCGCGGCTTCTCCGTGTGCTATCCGATGGGCTGGGACGACAACGGCCTGCCCACCGAGCGCCGCGTGCAGAACTACTACGGCGTCCGCTGCGATCCGTCGTTGCCGTACGACCCGTCGTTCGAGCCGCCGGCCACGCCGGGCAAGCAGCCGATCTCGATCTCGCGTCCGAACTTCATCGATCTGTGTGCACGCCTCACGGCGGAAGACGAGAAGGCGTTCGAGCACCTGTGGAAGTACCTCGGGCTGTCGGTCGACTGGTCGCTGACCTACGCCACGATCGGCAGGCGCGCGCAACGGATCTCGCAACTCGCCTTCCTCAGGCTGCTCGCCCGGCAACAGGCGTATCAGCTCGAAGCGCCCACGCTCTGGGACGTGGACTTCCGCACGGCCGTTGCGCAGGCCGAACTCGAGGATCGCGAGGTGCCCGGCGCGTACCACACGATTCGCTTCGCACGCGCCGACGGCAACGGATACGTCCAGATCGACACCACGCGGCCGGAGCTCCTGCCTGCCTGCGTGGCGCTCGTGGCACATCCCGATGATGAGCGGTACAAACCGCTGTTCGGCACCGAAGTCATCACGCCGCTCTTCGGCGTGAAGGTTCCCATCCGCCCGCACCACCTCGCCGATCCCGAGAAGGGCACCGGCATCGCGATGATCTGCACGTTCGGCGATCTCACCGACGTCATCTGGTGGCGTGAACTGAACCTGCCCGTCAGATCGATCATCGAGGCCAATGGCACGTTGCGTCAGATCGCGTTCGGCGGCGACGCATGGCCATCGGTCGACCCTGCTCGTGCCGAGGCCGCATACGCACCGCTCGTCGGGCGTGGCGCGTCGCAGGCACGCACGCGTCTGGTGGAGCAGTTGAAGGAGTCGGGCGATCTGCTCGGCGAGCCGCGACCGATCACGCACGCCGTGAAGTTCTACGAGAAGGGCGATCGTCCGCTGGAGATCGTCACGAGCCGGCAGTGGTTCATCAGGACGATGCCGCATCGCGAGGCGCTGCTGGCGCGAGGCCGCCAGCTCGAGTGGCATCCGCCGTACATGCGCGCGCGGTTCGAGAACTGGGTGGAAGGCCTCAACGGCGACTGGTGCGTGTCGCGGCAGCGCTTCTTCGGCGTGCCGTTCCCCGTGTGGTATCCGATCGCTGCCGACGGCACCGTGCAGTACGACGCGCCGATCGTGGCCGACGAGGCGCGACTGCCAGTGGATCCATCCACAGACGCCCCTGAGGGATACGACGCCTCGCAGCGCGGCGTCCCGGGCGGCTTCATCGGCGATCCCGACATCATGGACACGTGGGCGACATCGTCGCTCACGCCGCAGATCGTCGCGCAGTGGGGCGAGGACGCCGACACGTTCGCGCGTGTGTTCCCGCTGGACCTCCGGCCGCAGGCGCACGACATCATCAGGACGTGGCTCTTCTCCACGGTGCTGCGCGCGCACCTCGAACAGGATTCGCTGCCCTGGACGCACGCGGCCATCTCGGGCTGGGTGCTCGACCCCGACCGCAAGAAGATGTCCAAGTCGAAGGGCAACGTCGTCACGCCGATGGGACTGCTCGAGGAGCACGGCTCTGACGCGGTCCGCTACTGGGCCGCGAGCGGCAGGCCTGGCGCAGATACGGCGTTCGACACGGGGCAGATGCGCGTGGGACGCCGTCTCGCGATCAAGCTGCTCAACGCCGCGAAGTTCGCGCTCGGACGCACCGAGCCGATGGGCGCCATCACCGCGCCGGTCGATCGCGGGCTCGTGACGAGGCTTGCCGCGCTCGTCGCCGACGCGACGGCCGATCTCGAGGACTACAACTACACGCGCGCGCTCGAGCGCACCGAGCAGTTCTTCTGGGATTTCTGCGACAACTACCTCGAGCTCGTGAAGGCGCGCCGCTACGGCGATCTCGGCGTCGATGGGGCGGCATCGGCCAACGCGGCGATGGTGGTCACGCTCGGCACGCTGCTGCGTCTCTTCGCGCCGTTCCTTCCGTACGTCACCGAGGAAGTGTGGTCGTGGTGGAAGCAGGGATCGGTGCATCACGCGGCGTGGCCGACGTCGACCGAAGTGCTCGACGCGATCGGCGGGACGGCCGATGAGGCAGGCAGCGACGCGCTCGCCATGGCGTCGTGGGCACTCGGCGAGATCCGCCGCACCAAGTCGGAAGCGAAGAAGCCGCTGCGCACACCAGTCGTCGACTTCCACGTGACGGCGTCGGCCGCCGATCTCGCGGCCTTCGAGGCCGCGCGCGCCGATGTGGCCGCTTCGGGCTTCGTCAGGCAGGTGCGAACGTCCGAGGGCGATCCGCGTGCCGCGGCAGTCGAACTCGGCGAACTGGAACCCGCACCAGAGGTCAACGCGTGA
- the nadC gene encoding carboxylating nicotinate-nucleotide diphosphorylase, giving the protein MAPLDKALYRELVRRALAEDLGWGDVTTEGTVEDSQRGHGRLLAKEPCVIAGLDVAEETFLQLDPASVMVRHRADGDFCEAGTLVAEVTGRARALLTAERTALNFMQRMSGIATMARRYAEAAAGHPLVVLDTRKTTPTLRVLEKYAVRAGGATNHRFALDDGILIKDNHIALAGGVRQALERMRTAAEDMVVEVEVRTLDELDVALDAGATRILADNMDLDTLAETVRRSKGRALVEVSGGVTLDRIPAIAATGADFVSVGALTHSSPAVDLSFKIAPVP; this is encoded by the coding sequence CTGGCGCCGCTCGACAAGGCGCTGTACCGGGAACTGGTCCGCCGTGCGCTGGCCGAGGATCTCGGATGGGGCGACGTCACCACCGAAGGCACGGTCGAGGACTCGCAGCGCGGCCACGGACGCCTGCTGGCCAAGGAGCCATGCGTCATCGCCGGCCTCGACGTTGCCGAGGAGACGTTTCTGCAACTGGATCCCGCGAGCGTGATGGTGCGCCATCGCGCCGACGGCGACTTCTGCGAGGCGGGCACGCTCGTGGCGGAAGTCACGGGCCGGGCGCGCGCCCTGCTCACCGCGGAACGCACGGCGCTCAACTTCATGCAGCGCATGTCCGGCATCGCCACGATGGCGCGGCGCTATGCCGAGGCTGCCGCCGGCCATCCGCTCGTCGTGCTCGACACGCGTAAGACGACGCCGACGTTACGCGTGCTGGAGAAGTATGCCGTGAGGGCCGGTGGGGCGACGAACCATCGGTTCGCGCTGGACGATGGGATCCTGATCAAGGACAACCACATCGCACTGGCGGGTGGTGTGCGGCAGGCGCTCGAGCGGATGCGCACCGCAGCCGAAGACATGGTCGTCGAAGTGGAAGTGCGGACGCTCGACGAGCTCGACGTCGCGCTCGATGCCGGCGCCACGCGCATCCTCGCAGACAACATGGACCTCGACACGCTCGCCGAGACGGTGCGTCGTTCGAAGGGGCGCGCGCTCGTGGAAGTGTCTGGCGGCGTCACGCTCGATCGCATTCCGGCCATCGCCGCAACGGGTGCGGACTTCGTCTCGGTGGGTGCGTTGACGCATTCGTCGCCCGCCGTGGATCTCAGTTTCAAGATCGCGCCGGTCCCGTGA
- a CDS encoding molybdenum cofactor guanylyltransferase produces the protein MSGRPAGPDARWTGVVLAGGRSRRFGGVDKTRLPIGGRTLLHRAVDTLAAVTDDVLVVGGTPRPGIRTVPDRYPDEGPLGGVLTALGAIDSSHALILAADLLVIPGSLLRDVLRAGADAAAAVVQYADGRLAPCLSVRRDSADALRAMWIDGDRRLRAVENLVPCVKVVAEAATARGALWNVNDPLTYARALELTLHDCPAC, from the coding sequence GTGAGTGGGCGTCCTGCCGGTCCTGATGCGCGCTGGACCGGCGTCGTGCTCGCGGGTGGCCGGAGCCGGAGGTTCGGGGGCGTCGACAAGACGCGATTGCCGATTGGCGGCCGCACGCTGCTGCACAGGGCCGTCGACACGCTGGCGGCGGTGACCGATGACGTGCTGGTGGTCGGCGGCACGCCGCGTCCGGGCATCCGGACGGTGCCCGATCGGTACCCCGACGAGGGTCCGCTGGGCGGCGTCCTGACGGCGCTCGGCGCCATCGACTCGTCGCACGCGCTGATCCTCGCGGCCGACCTGCTCGTCATCCCCGGCTCCCTGCTTCGCGACGTGCTGCGAGCAGGCGCGGACGCTGCCGCGGCGGTGGTGCAGTACGCCGATGGACGGCTCGCACCGTGCCTGTCCGTACGGCGGGATAGCGCCGACGCGCTGCGCGCCATGTGGATTGATGGCGACAGGCGTCTGCGCGCCGTCGAGAACCTCGTGCCTTGTGTGAAGGTCGTGGCCGAGGCTGCGACCGCCCGGGGCGCGCTCTGGAATGTGAACGATCCGCTTACCTATGCGCGGGCGCTCGAGTTGACGCTGCACGACTGCCCGGCATGCTAA
- a CDS encoding class I SAM-dependent RNA methyltransferase, with the protein MADETVAVTLEKPVAGGRSLARIDGRVVLVSGGIPGERVRIALERSGKGVAFGTVVEVEGASPDRIVPDVDPLCGGLAFAHVAYPRQLDLKRAIVEDALGRIGRLRDLPPIDIVESPTREWRLRARLHVSGGRVGFYREGTHALCDAGPSGQLAPGLLDLAQDIVGRLRPDVARTVEAIVVTQSVDGAARAAHLELSRPLPRHGDVWSAGVQGSDEYTGVSAGLAASRHPVAIAGHPWVRESMASLGVTAPDAPALVRHASAFFQGNRCLLPRLVPHVIGTMRGDARVVDLYAGVGVFGISAAAAGTSSVVCVEGDAVAAEDLVVNAAPYGARVRAVRGDVEGFVKQDAATLADAHVIVDPPRTGLSRVASEALASAHPSAVTYVSCDPATLARDMQALVASGLQVTSMTMFDLFPMTAHVETVVSLRRTPSAG; encoded by the coding sequence ATGGCTGATGAGACTGTTGCCGTCACGCTGGAGAAGCCCGTGGCCGGCGGGCGATCGCTCGCACGGATCGACGGTCGCGTCGTGCTCGTGAGCGGCGGGATCCCCGGTGAGCGTGTGCGGATCGCCCTCGAACGCTCGGGCAAGGGTGTGGCGTTCGGCACGGTGGTCGAAGTCGAGGGGGCGTCGCCGGATCGTATCGTGCCCGACGTCGATCCCCTGTGCGGCGGCCTGGCGTTCGCGCATGTGGCCTATCCGCGACAACTCGATCTGAAGCGCGCGATCGTCGAAGACGCGCTGGGGCGCATCGGCCGTCTTCGCGACCTTCCGCCGATCGATATCGTGGAATCGCCGACGCGGGAATGGCGCCTGCGCGCGCGTCTGCACGTCAGTGGCGGCCGTGTCGGTTTCTATCGCGAAGGGACGCATGCCCTGTGCGACGCCGGGCCGTCGGGGCAGCTCGCCCCGGGCCTGCTCGACCTGGCCCAGGACATCGTCGGCCGTCTGAGGCCCGACGTGGCGCGGACCGTCGAGGCGATCGTGGTGACGCAGTCTGTCGATGGCGCGGCGCGCGCGGCGCATCTGGAACTGTCGCGTCCGCTGCCACGGCATGGCGACGTGTGGAGCGCGGGCGTGCAGGGGAGTGACGAGTACACGGGGGTGAGCGCAGGGCTCGCCGCATCGCGCCATCCCGTCGCGATTGCGGGGCACCCGTGGGTGCGCGAGTCGATGGCGAGCCTTGGCGTGACAGCGCCGGACGCGCCGGCGCTCGTGCGGCATGCGTCGGCCTTCTTTCAAGGCAACCGCTGCCTTCTGCCGCGACTCGTTCCCCATGTGATCGGGACCATGCGTGGCGATGCCCGCGTTGTCGATCTCTACGCCGGCGTTGGCGTCTTTGGCATTAGCGCGGCGGCCGCCGGTACGTCGTCGGTCGTGTGCGTCGAAGGCGATGCCGTGGCCGCCGAAGACCTCGTCGTCAACGCCGCGCCGTACGGTGCGCGTGTGCGTGCCGTCCGCGGCGACGTCGAGGGATTCGTGAAGCAGGACGCCGCGACGCTCGCCGACGCGCATGTGATCGTCGATCCTCCGCGGACCGGGCTGTCGCGTGTGGCGAGCGAGGCCCTCGCGTCGGCACATCCGTCAGCGGTGACCTACGTGTCGTGCGACCCGGCCACGCTGGCGCGCGACATGCAGGCGCTCGTCGCCTCTGGCCTCCAGGTCACATCCATGACGATGTTCGACCTGTTCCCGATGACCGCCCACGTCGAGACGGTGGTGTCTCTCCGACGGACTCCGTCCGCCGGATGA